The proteins below come from a single Salvelinus fontinalis isolate EN_2023a chromosome 1, ASM2944872v1, whole genome shotgun sequence genomic window:
- the LOC129865156 gene encoding uncharacterized protein LOC129865156 yields the protein MNIQTDSGAHNPAKRICRRVPDMSEGAVARRGSGEMASCSRPKVPGSTPDYTHCLHCQGLYIRKSLWKHVRYCPLNPKAEEPKPGQKMRFQSAMVFKLCPQPDYVSTGLWKIVCGMNSGQVSFVVRNDKCILLMGEEMYNKLPPDDRRNKYIQQRMREVARLLITARTCTPLMSFEDLVIPSNLPHVITAVRAVAGYNEENKTYDCPTLAVQMGYNLMNIGSAVESSALTSGQHKVAESAGKFKSFKWNEVVLAGALSTLSEPKNKCTQPTRRTGAQPTRRTGAQPTRRTGAQVTQGPADPAHRSSADPAHRRPADPAPSRPGRQAPSQPEETL from the exons ATGAACATCCAAACAGACTCTGGGGCTCATAATCCAGCTAAGAGGATATGTCGGAGGGTGCCTGATATGTCAGAGGGTGCAGTAGCAAGACGTGGGAGTGGAGAGATGGCTTCCTGTTCCCGTCCCAAAGTGCCAGGATCCACTCCAGATTACACACACTGCTTGCACTGTCAAGGTCTGTACATTCGAAAGTCGCTATGGAAACATGTCAGATACTGCCCTCTGAACCCCAAAGCTGAAGAACCAAAACCTGGACAAAAGATGAGGTTTCAGTCAGCAATGGTGTTTAAGTTGTGTCCTCAACCCGACTACGTCAGCACAGGTCTTTGGAAGATAGTTTGTGGTATGAACTCCGGCCAAGTTTCATTTGTGGTAAGAAATGACAAATGTATCCTCCTCATGGGAGAAGAGATGTACAACAAACTACCGCCAGATGACAGAAGAAATAAATACATCCAACAAAGAATGAGAGAGGTGGCAAGACTCCTCATCACGGCCAGGACGTGTACACCTTTGATGTCCTTTGAGGACCTGGTCATACCTAGTAATTTACCTCACGTCATCACGGCAGTGAGAGCTGTTGCTGGCTACAACGAGGAGAACAAAACGTACGACTGTCCCACGCTGGCTGTTCAAATGGGATACAACTTAATGAACATTGGCAGCGCTGTGGAATCCTCTGCACTGACGTCAGGACAACACAAAGTCGCGGAGTCTGCTGGCAAATTCAAAAGTTTCAAGTGGAATGAGGTTGTTTTGGCTGGAGCACTGTCCACTCTCAGTGAACCCAAAAATAAAT GTACCCAGCCGACCCGTCGCACAGGCGCCCAGCCGACCCGTCGCACAGGCGCCCAGCCGACCCGTCGCACGGGCGCCCAGGTGACCCAGGGCCCAGCCGACCCGGCGCACAGGTCCTCAGCCGACCCGGCACACAGGCGCCCAGCTGACCCGGCGCCCAGCCGACCCGGCCGTCAGGCACCCAGCCAACCCGAAGAAACACTGTGA